The Streptomyces sp. NBC_01244 genome contains a region encoding:
- a CDS encoding Rrf2 family transcriptional regulator, with product MLRAGGAGRARLPCPPFRLARPLDSISLMDVVAAVEGPDEAFRCAEIRRQGPGGGEEPPAADCAIAHAMGRAELAWRRAPAAQTLDEIRQEAERQAPGSPERLRDNAVRCRAGRRDPVNLSGHSTSRAWSGSVVGGVSG from the coding sequence TTGCTGCGGGCGGGTGGTGCGGGGCGGGCGCGTCTCCCTTGCCCACCCTTCCGCCTCGCGCGCCCGCTCGACTCCATCTCGCTCATGGACGTGGTCGCCGCCGTCGAAGGGCCGGACGAGGCCTTCCGGTGCGCGGAGATCCGCCGGCAGGGCCCCGGCGGCGGCGAGGAGCCGCCGGCGGCCGACTGCGCCATCGCGCACGCGATGGGCCGGGCCGAACTGGCCTGGCGCCGCGCGCCGGCCGCCCAGACCCTCGACGAGATCCGGCAGGAGGCCGAACGGCAGGCCCCCGGCTCCCCCGAGCGGCTCCGCGACAACGCGGTGAGGTGCCGTGCCGGGCGTCGCGACCCGGTGAACCTTTCCGGTCACAGCACTAGTAGGGCTTGGTCAGGTTCAGTCGTTGGTGGCGTGTCCGGATGA
- a CDS encoding IS701 family transposase → MMPEELAAVRCDLEDFAAEVFEPFARADQRRWGSVYLRGLLTDGGRKSVEPMAARLGEDGNRQALAHFITSSPWNPAHVRARLAWMMQTAIKPTALIIDDTGFLKDGDASACVTRQYTGTAGKVTNCQAGVSLHLAGDHASAAVDWRLFLPETWDPASPKADPVKAARRAKCGIPEGLGHVEKWQLALDMVDETRSWGLDVPLAIADGGYGDTAAFRLGLEERGLHYVVGISTTVTAQPGDALPCTPPYRGTGRKPVARYPEPARSVKNLVIEAGKQAARPVQWREGSRPGTGRSGFKRMYSRFVALRVRPAGREVRKAIDGPELPACWLLAEWPADQAEPVQFWFSNLPAETPLTTLVRLAKLRWRIEHDYREMKQALGLAHFEGRTWNGWHHHVTLVSAAHAFCTLQRLARAPKETAPA, encoded by the coding sequence GTGATGCCCGAGGAGTTGGCTGCGGTCCGGTGTGATCTGGAGGATTTCGCGGCGGAGGTGTTCGAACCGTTCGCGAGGGCGGATCAGCGTCGGTGGGGGTCGGTCTACCTGCGCGGGCTGCTGACAGATGGCGGACGCAAGTCCGTCGAGCCCATGGCCGCCCGGCTCGGGGAGGACGGGAACCGGCAGGCCCTGGCACACTTCATCACCTCCAGCCCATGGAACCCGGCCCACGTGCGGGCCCGACTCGCGTGGATGATGCAGACGGCGATCAAACCGACCGCACTGATCATCGACGACACCGGGTTCCTCAAAGACGGCGATGCCTCGGCTTGTGTGACGCGGCAATACACCGGCACCGCGGGCAAGGTCACCAACTGCCAGGCAGGGGTCTCGCTCCACCTGGCCGGCGACCATGCCTCGGCGGCGGTCGACTGGCGGCTGTTCCTCCCGGAGACCTGGGACCCCGCCTCGCCGAAGGCCGATCCCGTCAAGGCGGCCCGCCGGGCGAAGTGCGGCATCCCCGAAGGCCTGGGCCACGTCGAGAAGTGGCAGCTGGCCCTGGACATGGTCGACGAGACACGGTCGTGGGGCCTGGACGTCCCCCTCGCGATCGCCGACGGCGGATACGGGGACACCGCCGCTTTCCGTCTCGGCCTGGAGGAACGCGGGCTGCACTACGTGGTGGGCATCTCCACCACCGTGACCGCCCAGCCCGGCGACGCGCTGCCCTGCACTCCGCCCTACCGCGGCACCGGACGCAAGCCGGTGGCAAGGTATCCCGAACCGGCCCGGAGCGTGAAGAACCTCGTCATCGAGGCCGGGAAACAGGCGGCCAGACCAGTGCAATGGCGCGAGGGATCTCGTCCCGGCACGGGCCGCAGCGGCTTCAAGCGGATGTACTCGCGATTCGTTGCCCTTCGGGTCCGGCCCGCCGGCCGCGAGGTCCGCAAAGCCATCGACGGGCCGGAACTGCCCGCGTGCTGGCTGCTGGCCGAATGGCCTGCCGATCAGGCAGAGCCGGTCCAGTTCTGGTTCTCGAACCTGCCCGCGGAGACACCGCTAACCACACTCGTGCGGCTGGCGAAGCTCCGCTGGCGCATCGAGCACGACTACCGCGAGATGAAACAGGCCCTGGGACTTGCCCACTTCGAGGGCCGCACCTGGAACGGCTGGCACCACCACGTCACCCTCGTCTCCGCAGCCCACGCCTTCTGCACCCTCCAGCGACTGGCCAGAGCCCCAAAAGAAACGGCGCCGGCCTGA
- a CDS encoding class F sortase: MPRAQWVVGVLTVALLCTGLGVLRTTEGGRPTAPTAGDALPSRVLGLSGPRRLARQLEHSGGHTTGKGSRRPGRSGVTALPASPPLRLLVPALGTDVPLTGGTPPGTGGTGPDGPYAADLEPGAADAKPPAPDSAVWDSAGPAPGAAGTAVVSGDLPRLGELRRGQTIEVTRADRRTAVFTVTRVSPGVSGRGGPSGRAQLRLVSGETAVLARLTGHRRTPR; the protein is encoded by the coding sequence ATGCCCCGCGCCCAGTGGGTGGTCGGCGTACTGACGGTGGCTCTGCTGTGCACCGGCCTGGGGGTGTTGCGCACCACCGAAGGCGGCCGGCCTACCGCCCCGACCGCGGGCGACGCCCTGCCCTCACGGGTCCTGGGGCTGTCCGGCCCGCGCCGGCTGGCCCGGCAGCTGGAGCACTCCGGCGGACACACCACCGGCAAGGGCTCCCGGCGGCCCGGACGGTCGGGGGTCACGGCCCTTCCGGCCTCGCCGCCGCTGCGGCTGCTCGTCCCGGCCCTCGGAACGGACGTACCGCTGACGGGCGGTACCCCGCCGGGCACGGGCGGCACCGGGCCCGACGGGCCGTACGCGGCGGATCTCGAACCCGGGGCCGCCGACGCCAAGCCCCCCGCTCCGGACAGCGCCGTGTGGGACTCCGCCGGCCCGGCGCCGGGCGCGGCCGGCACCGCCGTGGTCTCCGGAGACCTCCCCCGGCTCGGCGAGCTCCGGCGCGGGCAGACGATCGAGGTCACGCGCGCCGACCGGCGTACGGCCGTGTTCACCGTGACCAGGGTCTCTCCGGGGGTCTCCGGGCGGGGCGGGCCGTCCGGCCGGGCCCAACTCCGGCTGGTCAGCGGCGAAACGGCCGTCCTGGCCCGCCTCACCGGCCACCGCCGCACCCCGCGCTGA
- a CDS encoding 3-oxoacyl-[acyl-carrier-protein] synthase III C-terminal domain-containing protein — MSASETANPPAPAAYAYPFPYRISGVGAQIGEVISVEEWARLAHIPHRKRAGKEISGADIERILGVTSKSWDRERFASLDTVVDVARAALRSALAEPEDIDAVFVATCTPYEIMLDQDAFNLLRRLRIPDSVPPFQLGAGCGGLSRVAAHLARTGARRALVISYNAASPIGIDENGVISQYSGADGEHPFAHTLWCSGALFSDAATALVFERDESFEGGLGFYSRDSLDFGGEPGFSDPLIHYPGGGAAHPPGFPGSAELSAFGLNGPELARYYSRGMMLNQETMDAHRPGFVDEVRRIYTHQAGPALVENYHQLAGLDTRKAPAHARELGNLVTSATPVLFYTDVINGLVGAGDTVCFSVIGAGPERGAFLARVAIPGEVTVTAPLPPVPAAAETAGATEPARAVQAGAPGTTATA; from the coding sequence ATGTCTGCCTCGGAAACGGCCAATCCCCCCGCACCCGCCGCGTACGCGTACCCGTTCCCCTATCGGATTTCCGGTGTCGGCGCCCAGATCGGCGAGGTCATCTCGGTCGAGGAATGGGCCCGGCTCGCGCACATCCCGCACCGGAAACGGGCCGGCAAGGAAATCAGCGGCGCCGATATCGAGCGCATACTCGGGGTCACCTCCAAGAGCTGGGACCGCGAGCGTTTCGCGTCGCTGGACACCGTCGTCGACGTCGCCCGCGCGGCCCTGCGCTCCGCCCTCGCCGAGCCGGAGGACATCGACGCCGTCTTCGTCGCCACGTGCACCCCGTACGAGATCATGCTCGACCAGGACGCCTTCAACCTGCTGCGCCGCCTGCGCATCCCGGACAGCGTGCCTCCCTTCCAGCTCGGCGCCGGCTGCGGCGGGCTGTCCCGCGTCGCCGCGCACCTGGCCCGGACGGGGGCCCGCCGCGCGCTGGTGATCTCGTACAACGCCGCGAGTCCCATCGGAATCGACGAGAACGGCGTCATTTCCCAGTACAGCGGAGCGGACGGGGAGCATCCCTTCGCGCACACCCTGTGGTGTTCCGGGGCCCTGTTCTCCGATGCCGCGACCGCGCTCGTATTCGAGCGGGACGAAAGCTTCGAGGGCGGGCTCGGTTTCTATTCGCGCGATTCCCTCGATTTCGGGGGAGAGCCCGGATTCAGCGATCCACTCATCCACTATCCCGGCGGCGGCGCCGCCCACCCGCCGGGCTTTCCCGGATCCGCCGAGCTCTCCGCATTCGGACTCAACGGACCGGAACTGGCCCGCTATTACTCGCGCGGCATGATGCTGAACCAGGAGACCATGGACGCCCACCGCCCCGGCTTCGTGGACGAGGTCCGGCGGATCTACACGCACCAGGCCGGCCCGGCGCTGGTCGAGAACTACCACCAGCTCGCCGGCCTGGACACCCGCAAGGCCCCCGCGCACGCCCGCGAGCTCGGCAACCTCGTCACCTCCGCCACCCCGGTGCTCTTCTACACCGATGTGATCAACGGCCTGGTCGGCGCGGGCGACACCGTCTGCTTCTCCGTCATCGGCGCCGGCCCCGAGCGCGGCGCCTTCCTCGCACGGGTCGCGATCCCGGGCGAAGTCACCGTCACCGCACCGCTGCCGCCCGTCCCCGCCGCCGCCGAGACGGCCGGAGCCACCGAGCCCGCCCGAGCCGTCCAGGCCGGAGCCCCGGGAACCACCGCCACCGCGTAG
- a CDS encoding GNAT family N-acetyltransferase, with protein MNDTTAGEPRLRIREMTEPDIDAVAAVRMSAWRHAYAGLMPQAYLDGLDAAAFAEQRRAAFADPSGVVSNLVAEGPDGAVLGWAAFGPATSTDPEGTAPDEGELYALYARPDVIGTGVGRTLLTEVLRRAPYPAVRLWVVEGNARARRFYERAGFLPDGGELVEYADGSPVPELRYRRAAAATR; from the coding sequence ATGAACGACACCACCGCGGGTGAGCCCCGCCTTCGCATACGCGAGATGACCGAGCCCGACATCGACGCCGTCGCCGCCGTGCGCATGAGCGCGTGGCGCCACGCCTACGCCGGGCTCATGCCGCAGGCGTACCTGGACGGGCTCGACGCCGCCGCGTTCGCCGAGCAGCGGCGCGCCGCCTTCGCCGACCCGTCCGGTGTCGTGAGCAACCTCGTGGCCGAGGGCCCCGACGGGGCGGTCCTCGGATGGGCCGCCTTCGGCCCCGCCACGAGCACGGATCCCGAGGGCACGGCCCCGGACGAGGGCGAGCTGTACGCCCTGTACGCGCGGCCCGACGTCATCGGCACCGGCGTCGGCCGCACCCTGCTGACCGAGGTGCTGCGCCGGGCGCCCTACCCCGCGGTACGGCTCTGGGTGGTCGAAGGCAACGCCCGGGCCCGCCGGTTCTACGAGCGCGCCGGCTTCCTCCCCGACGGCGGTGAACTCGTCGAGTACGCGGACGGCTCTCCGGTTCCCGAACTCCGCTACCGCCGGGCGGCCGCCGCCACGCGCTGA
- a CDS encoding SMP-30/gluconolactonase/LRE family protein: MYEKFDDRFGTGRCMNGDDALEVLHTGCRWAEGPVYVPAWRQVVWSDIPNDRMLRWDEETGAVAVFRRNAGHTNGNTLDRQGRLITCEQGNRRVTRTEHDGTITVLADRWQGKRLNSPNDAAVRSDGSIWFSDPDFGITSDYEGYVAESEIGSNNVYRIDPGTGEVRLVADCFEAPNGLVFSPDERQLLVSDTRGGLIRVFDVREDGTLGDGKVFADAAARPGARFDNLRFDDGGRLWAAAMSDGVHCYYPDGTLIGRLRVPEAVSNIAWGGAKRNRLFITAETSLYSAVMGVTGTHPTGPGRRPWRDGPGRP; the protein is encoded by the coding sequence ATGTACGAGAAGTTCGACGACCGGTTCGGGACCGGACGGTGCATGAACGGGGACGACGCGCTGGAAGTCCTCCACACCGGCTGCCGCTGGGCCGAGGGACCCGTCTACGTCCCCGCGTGGCGGCAGGTGGTCTGGAGCGACATCCCCAACGACCGGATGCTGCGGTGGGACGAGGAGACCGGGGCCGTCGCCGTCTTCCGGCGGAACGCCGGGCACACCAACGGCAACACCCTCGACCGGCAGGGCCGGCTGATCACCTGCGAGCAGGGCAACCGCCGGGTGACGCGGACCGAGCACGACGGCACGATCACGGTGCTGGCCGACCGCTGGCAGGGCAAGCGCCTGAACAGCCCGAACGACGCCGCGGTCAGGTCCGACGGCTCGATCTGGTTCTCCGACCCCGACTTCGGCATCACCAGCGACTACGAGGGCTACGTCGCCGAGAGCGAGATCGGCTCCAACAACGTCTACCGCATCGATCCCGGCACCGGTGAAGTCCGCCTGGTCGCCGACTGTTTCGAGGCCCCGAACGGTCTCGTCTTCTCCCCCGACGAGCGGCAGCTCCTCGTCTCCGACACCCGCGGCGGCCTCATCCGGGTCTTCGACGTGCGCGAGGACGGCACCCTCGGCGACGGCAAGGTGTTCGCCGATGCGGCGGCCCGTCCGGGGGCCCGCTTCGACAACCTCCGCTTCGACGACGGCGGCCGGCTCTGGGCGGCCGCCATGAGCGACGGCGTGCACTGCTACTACCCCGACGGCACCCTGATCGGGCGGCTCCGCGTCCCCGAGGCGGTGTCCAACATCGCCTGGGGCGGGGCCAAGCGCAACCGGCTCTTCATCACCGCCGAGACCAGCCTCTACTCGGCGGTCATGGGCGTCACCGGCACCCACCCGACCGGACCGGGGCGCAGGCCGTGGCGGGACGGCCCCGGCAGGCCCTGA
- a CDS encoding Ser-Thr-rich GPI-anchored membrane family protein yields the protein MSIAVPSLKSLARRVWQGLNRPEAAVLLESENILVHTPGPGTVWPRGSRQAVAWYLVGPAGDVVDIELVTMDGTPSRTKAVLATGIATHRTGVTVTVPALPPGRYLVLVTSTTGALDSYSQPVTITT from the coding sequence ATGTCGATCGCCGTCCCCTCCCTGAAGTCCCTCGCCCGGCGGGTCTGGCAGGGCCTGAACCGCCCCGAGGCCGCGGTCCTCCTGGAGTCGGAGAACATCCTGGTGCACACCCCCGGGCCGGGCACGGTCTGGCCCCGCGGCAGCAGGCAGGCCGTCGCCTGGTACCTGGTGGGCCCGGCCGGCGACGTGGTGGACATCGAGCTCGTCACGATGGACGGCACGCCGTCCCGGACGAAGGCCGTCCTCGCGACCGGCATCGCGACCCACCGCACCGGCGTCACGGTCACGGTCCCCGCCCTGCCCCCGGGCCGCTACCTGGTCCTGGTCACGTCCACCACGGGCGCACTCGACTCCTACAGCCAGCCGGTCACCATCACGACCTGA
- the kdpC gene encoding potassium-transporting ATPase subunit KdpC: MNNSVGNTARLLGAGLRALLVLTVLCGVLYPLAVTGIAQAAFGHKANGSEVQDASGKVVGSSLIGQSYGDDLRWFQGRPAAGLGRNTVNTQYELLVSGATNKAADSPELLKSVQEAKAKVLLDNTVPGYAPRLAQIPADAVTSSGSGLDPDISPAYAELQTARVAQRNGLPVAEVAKLVKAHTEGRTLGFMGEPRVNVLELNTALRDLKR; the protein is encoded by the coding sequence ATGAACAACTCCGTAGGCAACACCGCCCGCCTCCTCGGCGCCGGGCTGCGCGCCCTCCTCGTCCTCACCGTGCTGTGCGGGGTCCTCTACCCGCTCGCCGTCACCGGCATCGCCCAGGCCGCCTTCGGCCACAAGGCCAACGGCTCCGAGGTCCAGGACGCGAGCGGCAAGGTCGTCGGCTCCTCCCTGATCGGCCAGTCGTACGGGGACGACCTGCGCTGGTTCCAGGGCCGGCCGGCGGCGGGACTCGGCAGGAACACCGTCAACACCCAGTACGAACTGCTGGTCTCCGGCGCCACCAACAAGGCGGCGGACAGCCCGGAACTGCTGAAGTCGGTACAGGAGGCCAAGGCCAAGGTGCTGCTCGACAACACCGTCCCGGGCTACGCCCCGCGGCTCGCCCAGATCCCGGCGGACGCGGTGACCTCCTCCGGCTCCGGCCTCGACCCGGACATCTCCCCGGCCTACGCGGAACTCCAGACGGCCCGCGTCGCACAGCGCAACGGCCTCCCGGTGGCGGAGGTCGCGAAGCTGGTGAAGGCCCACACCGAGGGCCGCACCCTCGGCTTCATGGGCGAACCGCGCGTCAACGTCCTGGAACTGAACACGGCCCTGAGGGACCTGAAGCGGTGA
- the kdpB gene encoding potassium-transporting ATPase subunit KdpB, giving the protein MSTVTPTRAPHGDLPSGHKPEKAKIGGGIFDPKQLLKSFPDAVRKLDPRVMVKSPVMFVVLIGSVLTTALAISDPGNLFGWAITVWLWLTTIFANLAEAVAEGRGKAQADTLRKAKTDTVARRLNGAVEEQVPGTDLRIGDLVVCEAGDVIPGDGDVVEGVASVDESAITGESAPVIRESGGDRSAVTGGTKVLSDRIVIKITTKPGETFIDRMINLVEGASRQKTPNEIALNILLASLTIVFLLAVVTLQPFAIYAGAEQSMIVLTALLVCLIPTTIGALLSAIGIAGMDRLVQRNVLAMSGRAVEAAGDVSTLLLDKTGTITLGNRQASEFVPVAGAIAAELADAAQLSSLADETPEGRSIVVLAKEKYGLRERHQGELVGAEWIPFTAQTRMSGVDVDGRKVRKGAANSITAWVGEQGGTVAPDAGARVDEISGAGGTPLLVAVQDEKGARVLGVIHLKDVVKEGMRERFDELRRMGIKTIMITGDNPLTAKAIAEEAGVDDFLAEATPEDKMALIKREQAGGKLVAMTGDGTNDAPALAQADVGVAMNTGTSAAKEAGNMVDLDSNPTKLIEIVEIGKQLLITRGALTTFSIANDVAKYFAIIPAMFAAVYPGLDKLNIMGLHSPDSAILSAVIFNALVIIALVPLALKGVQYRPTSADKMLRRNLTLYGLGGLIAPFIGIKLIDMVVSLIPGLR; this is encoded by the coding sequence ATGAGCACCGTCACCCCCACCCGAGCCCCGCACGGGGACCTGCCCAGCGGTCACAAGCCCGAAAAGGCCAAGATCGGCGGCGGCATCTTCGACCCGAAGCAGCTGCTGAAGTCCTTCCCGGACGCGGTGCGCAAGCTCGACCCCCGGGTGATGGTCAAGTCCCCGGTCATGTTCGTGGTGCTGATCGGTTCCGTACTGACCACCGCGCTGGCGATCTCCGACCCGGGCAACCTCTTCGGCTGGGCGATCACCGTCTGGCTGTGGCTGACCACCATTTTCGCCAACCTCGCCGAAGCGGTGGCCGAGGGCCGCGGGAAGGCCCAGGCCGACACCCTGCGCAAGGCCAAGACCGACACCGTGGCCCGCCGCCTGAACGGCGCCGTCGAGGAACAGGTCCCGGGCACGGACCTGCGCATCGGCGACCTCGTGGTCTGCGAGGCCGGAGACGTCATCCCCGGCGACGGCGACGTGGTCGAAGGCGTGGCCTCGGTCGACGAGTCCGCCATCACCGGCGAATCGGCCCCGGTCATCCGCGAGTCGGGCGGCGACCGCTCCGCCGTCACGGGCGGCACCAAGGTGCTCTCCGACCGGATCGTCATCAAGATCACGACGAAGCCCGGCGAGACCTTCATCGACCGCATGATCAACCTGGTCGAGGGCGCCTCCCGGCAGAAGACGCCGAACGAGATCGCGCTCAACATCCTGCTGGCCTCTCTGACCATCGTCTTCCTGCTGGCCGTCGTCACCCTCCAGCCGTTCGCGATCTACGCGGGCGCCGAGCAGTCGATGATCGTGCTGACCGCGCTGCTGGTCTGCCTCATCCCGACCACCATCGGCGCCCTGCTCTCCGCCATCGGCATCGCCGGCATGGACCGGCTCGTGCAGCGCAACGTCCTCGCGATGAGCGGGCGTGCGGTGGAAGCCGCCGGTGACGTCTCCACGCTGCTGCTCGACAAGACCGGCACCATCACCCTCGGCAACCGCCAGGCCTCCGAGTTCGTCCCCGTCGCCGGCGCCATCGCCGCCGAGCTGGCGGACGCCGCGCAGCTGTCGTCCCTCGCGGACGAGACCCCCGAGGGCCGCTCCATCGTGGTCCTCGCGAAGGAGAAGTACGGTCTGCGCGAACGCCACCAGGGCGAACTGGTCGGCGCCGAATGGATCCCCTTCACCGCGCAGACCCGTATGTCGGGCGTGGACGTGGACGGCCGCAAGGTCCGTAAGGGCGCCGCCAATTCGATCACCGCCTGGGTCGGCGAACAGGGCGGTACGGTCGCCCCGGACGCGGGAGCCAGGGTCGACGAGATCTCCGGCGCCGGCGGCACCCCGCTGCTCGTCGCGGTCCAGGACGAGAAGGGCGCCCGGGTCCTGGGCGTCATCCACCTCAAGGACGTGGTCAAGGAGGGCATGCGCGAACGCTTCGACGAGCTGCGGCGCATGGGCATCAAGACCATCATGATCACCGGCGACAACCCGCTGACCGCCAAGGCCATCGCCGAAGAGGCGGGCGTCGACGACTTCCTCGCCGAGGCCACGCCCGAAGACAAGATGGCCCTCATCAAGCGGGAGCAGGCCGGCGGAAAGCTCGTCGCGATGACGGGCGACGGCACGAACGACGCCCCGGCGCTGGCGCAGGCGGACGTGGGCGTGGCGATGAACACGGGCACCTCGGCCGCCAAAGAGGCCGGGAACATGGTGGACCTGGACTCCAACCCCACCAAGCTCATCGAAATCGTCGAGATCGGCAAGCAGTTGCTGATCACCCGCGGCGCCCTGACCACCTTCTCCATCGCCAACGACGTCGCGAAGTACTTCGCGATCATCCCGGCCATGTTCGCGGCGGTCTACCCGGGCCTGGACAAGCTCAACATCATGGGCCTGCACTCCCCCGACTCCGCGATCCTCTCCGCCGTCATCTTCAACGCGCTGGTGATCATCGCGCTCGTCCCGCTCGCCCTGAAGGGCGTCCAGTACCGGCCCACCAGCGCCGACAAGATGCTCCGCCGAAACCTCACGCTCTACGGACTCGGCGGCCTCATCGCCCCGTTCATCGGCATCAAGCTCATCGACATGGTCGTCTCCCTCATCCCCGGCCTGCGCTGA
- the kdpA gene encoding potassium-transporting ATPase subunit KdpA codes for MSPVLAGVLQLLALVAALALAYRPLGDHMARVYSSKKHYAPEKWIYKAVGANPNAEMRWPAYLRSVLAFSVVSVLFLYLLQRLQGHLPGSLGFVSIKPDQAFNTAASFVSNTNWQSYAGEQAMGPLVQTGGLAVQNFLSAAVGMAVAVALVRGFARSRTGELGNFWSDLVRGTVRILLPLSLIAAVVLVACGVIQNFSGIHEVGQFLGAKQQWNGGAVASQEAIKELGTNGGGYFNANSAHPFENPTPFSNLFEIFLILLIPFALTRTFGRMIGSVRQGYAILATMVTIWLGFTALMMWTEFGHHGPALQAAGGAMEGKEARFGIGASAIFSVATTLTSTGSVNSFHSSYTGLGGGIQLLGMQLGEIAPGGVGSGLYGMLIMAIIAVFIAGLMVGRTPEYLGKKIGTRQIKFAACYILITPALVLGFTALAMALPTPGHSMSNGGAHGFSEVLYAYTSAGNNNGSAFAGLNANTQWFNTTTGLAMLLGRFLPMVFVLALAGSLAEQQPVPATAGTLRTEKPLFTFLLVGTIIIVTGLTYFPALALGPLAEGLAS; via the coding sequence ATGAGTCCCGTCCTCGCCGGGGTGCTCCAGCTGCTGGCGCTCGTCGCTGCCCTGGCCCTCGCCTATCGCCCCCTGGGCGACCACATGGCCCGCGTCTACTCCTCGAAGAAGCACTACGCCCCCGAGAAGTGGATCTACAAGGCGGTCGGCGCCAATCCGAACGCCGAGATGCGCTGGCCGGCGTACCTTCGCTCGGTCCTCGCCTTCTCGGTGGTGAGCGTCCTCTTCCTCTACCTGCTCCAGCGCCTGCAGGGCCACCTGCCCGGCTCGCTCGGCTTCGTCTCCATCAAGCCGGACCAGGCCTTCAACACGGCCGCCTCCTTCGTGTCGAACACGAACTGGCAGTCGTACGCCGGTGAGCAGGCCATGGGCCCGCTCGTGCAGACCGGCGGCCTCGCGGTGCAGAACTTCCTCTCCGCCGCCGTGGGCATGGCCGTGGCGGTGGCCCTCGTACGGGGCTTCGCGCGCTCCCGCACCGGCGAGCTCGGCAACTTCTGGTCGGACCTGGTGCGCGGCACCGTCCGCATCCTGCTCCCGCTGTCGCTGATCGCCGCGGTCGTACTGGTGGCCTGCGGGGTCATCCAGAACTTCTCCGGCATCCACGAAGTCGGCCAGTTCCTCGGAGCGAAGCAGCAGTGGAACGGCGGGGCGGTCGCCTCGCAGGAGGCCATCAAGGAGCTGGGCACCAACGGCGGCGGCTACTTCAACGCCAACTCCGCCCACCCCTTCGAGAACCCGACCCCCTTCTCGAACCTCTTCGAGATCTTCCTGATCCTCCTCATCCCCTTCGCCCTGACCCGCACCTTCGGCCGGATGATCGGCTCGGTCCGCCAGGGCTACGCGATCCTCGCCACGATGGTCACCATCTGGCTCGGTTTCACCGCCCTGATGATGTGGACGGAATTCGGCCACCACGGCCCGGCGCTCCAGGCCGCGGGCGGTGCGATGGAGGGCAAGGAGGCCCGCTTCGGGATCGGCGCCTCCGCGATCTTCTCGGTCGCCACGACGCTGACCTCGACCGGCTCCGTCAACTCCTTCCACTCCTCCTACACCGGCCTCGGCGGCGGGATCCAGCTGCTGGGCATGCAGCTCGGCGAGATCGCGCCCGGCGGCGTCGGCTCCGGGCTCTACGGCATGCTGATCATGGCGATCATCGCGGTGTTCATCGCCGGCCTGATGGTCGGCCGCACCCCCGAGTACCTGGGCAAGAAGATCGGCACCCGCCAGATCAAGTTCGCGGCCTGCTACATCCTCATCACCCCGGCCCTGGTGCTCGGCTTCACGGCCCTGGCGATGGCCCTGCCCACCCCCGGGCACTCCATGTCCAACGGCGGCGCGCACGGCTTCTCCGAGGTCCTCTACGCCTACACCTCGGCCGGCAACAACAACGGCTCGGCCTTCGCGGGCCTGAACGCCAACACCCAGTGGTTCAACACGACCACCGGTCTGGCGATGCTGCTCGGCCGCTTCCTGCCGATGGTCTTCGTCCTGGCCCTGGCCGGCTCGCTGGCCGAGCAGCAGCCGGTCCCGGCCACCGCGGGCACCCTGCGCACCGAGAAGCCGCTGTTCACCTTCCTGCTCGTCGGCACGATCATCATCGTCACGGGCCTCACCTACTTCCCGGCCCTGGCGCTGGGCCCGCTCGCCGAAGGGCTCGCCTCATGA
- the kdpF gene encoding K(+)-transporting ATPase subunit F, which yields MNAENVIGLLVAVALLGYLVVALVFPERF from the coding sequence GTGAACGCCGAAAACGTCATCGGCCTGCTGGTCGCCGTCGCCCTGTTGGGTTACCTCGTCGTCGCCCTCGTCTTCCCGGAGAGGTTCTAG